The proteins below are encoded in one region of Micromonospora sp. DSM 45708:
- a CDS encoding ankyrin repeat domain-containing protein, whose protein sequence is MPDELDAETIAFAHRMFDLARAGETVELAANVDAGLPVDLTNAKGDTLLILAAYHARPETVAALLARGADPDRVNDRGQTALAAAVFRQNVAAVRALLDAGADPDHGAPSAVETARFFTLPEMLTLLGRD, encoded by the coding sequence GTGCCCGACGAACTGGACGCCGAGACCATCGCCTTCGCCCACCGGATGTTCGACCTGGCCCGCGCCGGCGAGACGGTGGAGCTGGCGGCCAACGTGGACGCGGGACTGCCGGTCGACCTGACCAACGCCAAGGGCGACACACTGCTGATCCTGGCCGCCTACCACGCCCGCCCGGAGACGGTGGCCGCGCTGCTCGCCCGCGGCGCCGACCCGGACCGGGTCAACGACCGGGGGCAGACCGCGCTGGCCGCGGCCGTGTTCCGGCAGAACGTGGCGGCGGTCCGGGCGCTGCTCGACGCCGGCGCCGACCCGGACCACGGCGCCCCCTCGGCGGTGGAGACCGCCCGGTTCTTCACGCTGCCCGAGATGCTGACGCTGCTCGGGCGCGACTGA
- a CDS encoding cysteine dioxygenase yields MTSSDPADLLTVAARWADPTGWPVPLRFDRSERWYARLHADAAHEVWALSWLPGQGTDLHDHGGSSGAFLVVAGLLVEETVSGGRLRPHRLAAGAGRRFGARHVHRVTNRATEPAVSVHVYRPALRRMTRYHLDAGRLRVAEVAEAGVAW; encoded by the coding sequence ATGACCAGCTCCGACCCCGCCGACCTGCTCACCGTCGCCGCCCGGTGGGCCGACCCGACCGGCTGGCCGGTGCCGCTGCGCTTCGACCGGTCCGAACGGTGGTACGCGCGCCTGCACGCCGACGCCGCGCACGAGGTGTGGGCGCTGAGCTGGCTGCCCGGGCAGGGCACCGACCTGCACGACCACGGTGGTTCGTCCGGCGCCTTCCTGGTCGTCGCCGGTCTGCTCGTCGAGGAGACGGTCAGTGGCGGCCGGTTGCGTCCGCACCGGCTCGCCGCCGGCGCCGGCCGGCGCTTCGGTGCCCGGCACGTGCACCGGGTCACCAACCGCGCCACCGAGCCGGCGGTCAGCGTGCACGTCTACCGGCCGGCGCTGCGCCGGATGACCCGCTACCACCTCGACGCCGGTCGGCTCCGGGTCGCCGAGGTGGCCGAGGCCGGCGTCGCCTGGTGA
- a CDS encoding DUF2231 domain-containing protein, producing the protein MESRLRVQGHPIQPMLVTFPFGLFVSAAVFDLADVVGGPAFLGEVGYWTAVAALVAAGLATVAGLVDLWDVRIGRANRTAITFNLVNAVMAAMFLLTCLIRAHAPQRGATGGQLATELVALAVGAVGVGLGARLMQQSDRHRTAEPTGLETIPGATVEIARPRPF; encoded by the coding sequence ATGGAGAGCCGACTTCGGGTGCAGGGGCACCCCATCCAACCGATGCTGGTGACGTTCCCGTTCGGGCTCTTCGTCAGCGCCGCCGTGTTCGACCTGGCCGACGTCGTCGGCGGTCCGGCGTTCCTGGGCGAGGTGGGCTACTGGACGGCGGTCGCCGCGCTGGTCGCCGCCGGGCTCGCCACGGTCGCCGGGCTGGTCGACCTGTGGGACGTGCGGATCGGCCGCGCCAACCGCACCGCCATCACGTTCAACCTGGTCAACGCCGTGATGGCGGCGATGTTCCTGCTCACCTGCCTGATCCGGGCGCACGCGCCGCAGCGCGGCGCGACCGGCGGCCAGCTCGCCACCGAGCTGGTGGCGCTGGCGGTGGGCGCGGTCGGTGTGGGCCTGGGCGCGCGGCTGATGCAGCAGTCCGACCGGCACCGCACGGCCGAGCCGACCGGGCTGGAGACGATCCCCGGCGCCACCGTCGAGATCGCCCGTCCGCGCCCCTTCTGA
- a CDS encoding rhodanese-like domain-containing protein, with amino-acid sequence MAQTPAPAESCPVPPSGSRGIDEILAAARARLRRLDPEQAHLAYRGGALLVDIRPAGQRAAHGTVPGALTVERNVLEWRLDPRCAARLPQAVGYDVPVVVLCQEGYTSSLAAAALQDLGLHRATDVAGGFAAWRIAGLPTLGPTPPPRPSSTAPPVTAGRALR; translated from the coding sequence ATGGCGCAGACCCCCGCCCCTGCCGAGAGCTGTCCGGTCCCCCCGTCCGGCTCGCGGGGCATCGACGAGATCCTCGCCGCCGCCCGTGCCCGGCTGCGCCGCCTCGACCCCGAGCAGGCGCACCTCGCCTACCGGGGCGGCGCGCTGCTGGTCGACATCCGCCCGGCCGGCCAGCGGGCCGCGCACGGCACCGTGCCCGGCGCGCTCACCGTCGAGCGCAACGTCCTGGAGTGGCGCCTCGACCCGCGGTGCGCGGCCCGCCTGCCGCAGGCGGTCGGCTACGACGTGCCGGTCGTCGTCCTCTGCCAGGAGGGCTACACCTCGTCGCTGGCCGCCGCCGCCCTCCAGGACCTCGGCCTGCACCGCGCCACCGACGTGGCCGGTGGCTTCGCGGCCTGGCGCATCGCCGGCCTGCCCACCCTCGGCCCCACCCCGCCGCCCCGACCCTCGTCCACCGCGCCCCCGGTCACCGCCGGCCGGGCGCTCCGCTGA
- a CDS encoding DUF2267 domain-containing protein: protein MAEHLMSAFESSLDKTNVILKEIESAYGWPPDRRNQSYAALRTVLHLLRDRLPVPESAEFAQQLPVLLRGIYFDGWQPENVPIKLNRDDFLYEVRQGFPYDVAGGPQRVVQVVLDTLRRHVTQGEWQDVKSSMPQGLDQLIP from the coding sequence ATGGCTGAGCATCTGATGTCCGCGTTCGAGTCCTCGCTGGACAAGACGAACGTGATCCTGAAGGAGATCGAGTCGGCGTACGGCTGGCCGCCGGATCGCCGCAACCAGTCGTACGCGGCGCTGCGCACCGTGCTGCACCTGCTGCGCGACCGGTTGCCGGTGCCGGAGAGCGCCGAGTTCGCCCAGCAGTTGCCGGTGTTGCTGCGCGGCATCTACTTCGACGGCTGGCAGCCGGAGAACGTGCCGATCAAGCTCAACCGCGACGACTTCCTCTACGAGGTCCGCCAGGGCTTCCCGTACGACGTGGCGGGCGGTCCGCAGCGGGTGGTGCAGGTGGTGCTGGACACGCTGCGCCGGCATGTCACCCAGGGCGAGTGGCAGGACGTGAAGTCGTCCATGCCGCAGGGCCTGGATCAGCTCATTCCCTGA
- a CDS encoding winged helix-turn-helix domain-containing protein, which translates to MSVVALNTRPARPGRPDRAPAPRPRTAPTLTITLDLSAGPLTPGLARLADLLDELAASGEGLVRPEEHRAARAVLDLRRVPAPPAEPTPAAGPGGVRMLTGTRRVRLGGLEIGLTRIEYDLLLFLAEHPRRVFTRLQLLSNVWGYEHAVARTVDVHVRRLRAKFGPDTPLVTTVYGVGYRLADDALIEVDRDA; encoded by the coding sequence ATGTCCGTCGTCGCCCTCAACACCCGTCCGGCCCGCCCCGGCCGCCCCGACCGGGCGCCGGCGCCCCGGCCGCGTACCGCACCGACCCTGACCATCACGCTCGACCTGAGTGCCGGCCCGCTCACGCCCGGTCTGGCCCGGCTGGCGGACCTGCTGGACGAGTTGGCCGCCTCCGGCGAGGGGTTGGTCCGGCCGGAGGAGCACCGGGCCGCCCGGGCCGTGCTCGACCTGCGCCGCGTCCCCGCGCCACCGGCCGAGCCGACGCCGGCCGCCGGGCCGGGCGGGGTGCGCATGCTCACCGGCACCCGACGGGTCCGGCTCGGCGGCCTCGAAATCGGGCTGACCCGGATCGAGTACGACCTGCTGCTCTTTCTCGCCGAGCATCCGCGCCGGGTCTTCACCCGGCTGCAACTGCTCAGCAACGTCTGGGGCTACGAGCACGCGGTGGCCCGCACCGTGGACGTCCACGTCCGGCGCCTGCGGGCCAAGTTCGGCCCGGACACGCCGCTGGTGACCACCGTCTACGGCGTCGGGTACCGGCTCGCCGACGACGCCCTGATCGAGGTGGACCGCGACGCCTGA
- a CDS encoding TraR/DksA family transcriptional regulator has product MLVHDTTATGRSQAEVDQIRQSLRSRYDELTAEYDQAVLQSQVLRLVEVGDTAGDDQADSGTKTAERDTAQSLLRTILDRRAQFERALARLDEGTYGFCEGCAAPIPVERLEIFPSATSCVACKQTRERRAA; this is encoded by the coding sequence ATGCTCGTCCACGACACGACAGCCACGGGCCGCTCGCAGGCGGAGGTCGACCAGATCCGGCAGTCCCTGCGGTCCCGGTACGACGAGCTGACCGCGGAGTACGACCAGGCCGTGCTGCAGAGTCAGGTGCTGCGGCTGGTCGAGGTCGGCGACACCGCCGGCGACGACCAGGCCGACAGCGGCACCAAGACCGCCGAGCGGGACACCGCCCAGTCCCTGCTGCGCACCATCCTGGACCGGCGGGCGCAGTTCGAGCGCGCGCTGGCCCGACTCGACGAGGGCACGTACGGCTTCTGCGAGGGCTGCGCCGCGCCGATCCCGGTGGAGCGGCTGGAGATCTTCCCGTCCGCGACCTCCTGCGTGGCCTGCAAGCAGACCCGCGAGCGCCGGGCCGCCTGA
- a CDS encoding class I SAM-dependent methyltransferase produces the protein MVTERGFDELVAEAEAAPVEGWGFSWLAGRATEERPPWGYARLLGARLTAVDAALDIDTGGGEVLAEAASAPPPLLVATEAWPPNVPVARRNLRRVGGHVVRVGDRPPLPFRDAAFDLVVSRHPVDTRWDEVARVLRPGGSFLSQQIGPGTVRELSEAILGPLPPPEHRHPEHAVAAAEAAGLTVVDLQTATLRTVFHDIGAVVWFLRKVVWTVPGFTVDRYRAELRRLDERIRAEGPFVAHARRFLIETRRR, from the coding sequence ATGGTCACCGAGCGTGGGTTTGACGAACTGGTCGCCGAGGCCGAGGCGGCGCCGGTCGAGGGGTGGGGCTTCTCCTGGCTGGCCGGGCGGGCCACCGAGGAGCGCCCGCCGTGGGGCTACGCGCGACTCCTCGGGGCCCGGCTGACGGCCGTCGACGCCGCCCTGGACATCGACACCGGCGGCGGCGAGGTGCTGGCCGAGGCGGCGTCCGCGCCGCCACCGCTGCTGGTCGCCACCGAGGCCTGGCCGCCGAACGTGCCGGTGGCCCGGCGCAACCTGCGCCGGGTCGGGGGTCACGTCGTCCGGGTCGGTGACCGGCCGCCGCTGCCGTTCCGCGACGCCGCGTTCGACCTGGTGGTCAGCCGGCATCCGGTGGACACCCGGTGGGACGAGGTGGCCCGGGTGCTGCGCCCCGGCGGCAGCTTCCTCTCCCAGCAGATCGGCCCCGGCACGGTCCGGGAACTCAGCGAGGCGATCCTCGGGCCGCTGCCGCCACCGGAGCACCGCCACCCGGAGCACGCGGTCGCCGCCGCCGAGGCCGCCGGACTGACCGTGGTGGACCTGCAGACCGCCACCCTGCGTACCGTCTTCCACGACATCGGCGCGGTGGTCTGGTTCCTGCGCAAGGTGGTGTGGACCGTGCCCGGGTTCACTGTCGACCGCTACCGCGCCGAGCTGCGCCGGCTCGACGAGCGGATCCGGGCCGAGGGGCCGTTCGTGGCCCACGCCCGGCGGTTCCTCATCGAGACGCGTCGCCGGTGA
- a CDS encoding nucleoside/nucleotide kinase family protein — protein MRVRPISPDRLVAELTGRLTGTEASGRLRVAVDGPPAAEPDALAAALVDPLRAAGRPALHVRAADFLRPASVRLEQGRTNPDAYYEGWLDEPGLRREVLDPAGPAGTGRVLPSLWDADADRASRAAYQDLPAGGVVLVSGALLLGGTLAFDVAVHLVLSPAALARRTDPAWRWTLPAFARYADEVDPASFADVVVRADDPRHPALVERP, from the coding sequence ATGCGCGTCCGCCCGATCAGCCCCGACCGGCTCGTCGCCGAGCTGACCGGCCGCCTCACCGGCACCGAGGCGTCCGGCCGGTTGCGGGTGGCCGTCGACGGGCCGCCCGCCGCCGAACCGGACGCCCTCGCCGCCGCGCTCGTCGACCCGCTGCGCGCCGCCGGCCGGCCGGCCCTGCACGTCCGCGCCGCCGACTTCCTCCGCCCCGCCTCGGTGCGCCTGGAACAGGGCCGCACGAACCCGGACGCGTACTACGAGGGCTGGCTCGACGAGCCCGGGTTGCGCCGCGAGGTGCTCGACCCGGCCGGCCCGGCCGGCACCGGCCGTGTGCTGCCGTCGCTCTGGGACGCCGACGCGGACCGGGCCAGCCGGGCCGCGTACCAGGATCTGCCGGCCGGCGGCGTGGTCCTGGTCAGTGGCGCGTTGCTGCTCGGCGGCACGCTGGCGTTCGACGTCGCCGTGCACCTGGTGCTCTCCCCGGCGGCGTTGGCCCGGCGCACCGACCCGGCGTGGCGCTGGACGCTGCCCGCGTTCGCCCGCTACGCCGACGAGGTCGACCCGGCCTCCTTCGCCGACGTGGTGGTGCGTGCCGACGACCCGCGCCACCCGGCGCTTGTGGAACGGCCCTGA
- a CDS encoding winged helix-turn-helix domain-containing protein, with protein MSVSPASSRAGWHTSQPAVPGRPPGGQRRPANTTTPVLTVTLNIPLSCEESLTPAARRLLDAARELLERGDAVVSTGTAGPDRRPDVPAGRTPPRPLAPTIPMLHILASSRSVLRDGEPLPLTRLEFDLLLHLVAHPRRVFTRLQLLNAVWGYEHAGVRTVDVHVRRLRGKVGVDVPLVTTVYGVGYRLADDARVTIDRTG; from the coding sequence ATGTCGGTCAGCCCCGCCTCGTCGCGCGCCGGATGGCATACGTCCCAACCCGCGGTCCCCGGCCGTCCGCCCGGCGGCCAGCGTCGCCCCGCCAACACGACCACCCCGGTGCTCACCGTCACCCTGAACATCCCGCTGTCCTGCGAGGAGTCGCTCACCCCGGCCGCCCGCCGGCTCCTCGACGCGGCGCGCGAACTGCTCGAACGCGGCGACGCGGTGGTCAGCACCGGCACCGCCGGGCCGGACCGCCGGCCCGACGTGCCGGCCGGCCGCACCCCGCCACGCCCGCTGGCCCCGACCATCCCGATGCTGCACATCCTGGCGTCCTCCCGGTCGGTGCTGCGCGACGGCGAGCCGCTGCCGCTGACCCGCCTGGAGTTCGACCTGCTGCTGCACCTGGTCGCCCACCCGCGCCGGGTGTTCACCCGGCTGCAACTGCTCAACGCGGTCTGGGGCTACGAGCACGCCGGCGTCCGCACCGTCGACGTGCACGTCCGCCGGCTGCGCGGCAAGGTCGGGGTGGACGTCCCGCTGGTCACCACCGTCTACGGCGTCGGCTACCGGCTCGCCGACGACGCCCGGGTGACCATCGACCGCACCGGCTGA
- a CDS encoding DUF3500 domain-containing protein, which produces MEDPVPEQMRTAATALLAALDEPARRRARHAFDDEPARRWLEYRPRPRPGVPVADLDVTARKAAHRLLATALSPAAYAQAMAVMALEEVLDRAEGWQRDRHSGDYWVAVFGDPAHDDRWAWRFEGHHLSVSMTVVDDRVSPAPIFLGANPATVRHAGRPVSRPLGPEEDLARELLDALGPGGRAAAVIAEEAPADIISATRATAPGRLDPLGVPRGRLGPTGRALLDRLVALYLDRLPADLAAREASRLDGGELHFAWAGPAEPGRRHYYRVQGEDLLIEYDNTTDDGNHAHTVLRRPAGDFGTDVLAAHHAAAHRPVTGDASR; this is translated from the coding sequence GTGGAGGATCCCGTACCCGAGCAGATGCGCACCGCGGCCACCGCGCTGCTGGCGGCGCTGGACGAGCCGGCCCGACGACGCGCCCGGCACGCGTTCGACGACGAGCCGGCCCGCCGGTGGCTGGAGTACCGGCCCCGACCCCGACCCGGCGTCCCGGTCGCCGACCTCGACGTCACCGCCCGCAAGGCCGCCCACCGGCTGCTCGCCACCGCGCTCAGCCCGGCCGCGTACGCGCAGGCCATGGCCGTGATGGCGCTCGAAGAGGTGCTGGACCGGGCGGAGGGCTGGCAACGCGACCGGCACAGCGGCGACTACTGGGTGGCGGTCTTCGGCGACCCGGCCCACGACGACCGCTGGGCGTGGCGGTTCGAGGGGCACCACTTGTCGGTGAGCATGACCGTCGTCGACGACCGGGTCTCCCCCGCCCCGATCTTCCTCGGCGCGAACCCGGCCACCGTGCGGCACGCCGGCCGCCCCGTCTCCCGGCCGTTGGGCCCGGAGGAGGACCTGGCCCGCGAGCTGCTGGACGCGCTCGGCCCCGGCGGGCGGGCCGCCGCGGTGATCGCCGAGGAAGCCCCGGCCGACATCATCAGCGCCACCCGGGCCACCGCGCCCGGCCGGCTCGACCCGCTCGGCGTACCCCGGGGCCGGCTCGGGCCGACCGGCCGCGCGTTGCTCGACCGCCTGGTCGCGCTCTACCTCGACCGGCTCCCGGCCGACCTGGCCGCCCGGGAGGCGTCCCGCCTCGACGGCGGCGAGCTGCACTTCGCCTGGGCCGGGCCGGCGGAGCCGGGCCGGCGGCACTACTACCGGGTGCAGGGCGAGGACCTGCTGATCGAGTACGACAACACCACCGACGACGGCAACCACGCGCACACCGTGCTGCGCCGCCCGGCTGGTGACTTCGGCACCGACGTGCTGGCCGCGCACCACGCCGCCGCGCACCGCCCCGTCACCGGCGACGCGTCTCGATGA
- a CDS encoding GAF and ANTAR domain-containing protein encodes MNLDTRLPMTDNLGVLETAALLRELTAGLIGVAVFDEALDRLVRIARDTVPGVDCCGFTALRAGEPAGVAASDPERAELDDLRHGPDTPALTAIRRREMIIAGGLAEESPWPTWSTRARALGVHGVISAPVDVDEQVIGAINLYASSPGALTPSHQLTAMLLAEHAGLLLAAVRDRERATARAGQLDGALLAEGVVGQAVGVIMTQRGCPAAEALDVLRSAASSLDIPLREVAERLVLTVSRPRDN; translated from the coding sequence GTGAACCTCGACACCCGTCTACCCATGACCGACAACCTGGGTGTGCTGGAGACCGCCGCGCTGCTGCGTGAGCTGACCGCCGGCCTGATCGGCGTCGCGGTGTTCGACGAGGCGCTGGACCGCCTGGTCCGGATCGCCCGGGACACGGTGCCCGGCGTGGACTGCTGCGGCTTCACCGCGCTGCGTGCCGGCGAGCCCGCCGGCGTGGCCGCCTCCGACCCGGAGCGAGCCGAGTTGGACGACCTGCGGCACGGCCCGGACACGCCGGCCCTGACCGCGATCCGCCGCCGCGAGATGATCATCGCGGGCGGGCTGGCGGAGGAGTCTCCCTGGCCGACCTGGAGCACGCGCGCCCGCGCGCTCGGCGTGCACGGCGTGATCTCCGCGCCGGTCGACGTGGACGAGCAGGTCATCGGCGCGATCAACCTGTACGCGTCGTCGCCCGGCGCGCTCACGCCGAGTCACCAGCTCACCGCGATGCTGCTGGCCGAGCACGCCGGTCTGTTGCTCGCCGCGGTCCGTGACCGGGAGCGGGCGACCGCCCGGGCCGGCCAGCTCGACGGCGCGTTGCTGGCCGAGGGCGTGGTCGGGCAGGCCGTCGGCGTGATCATGACGCAGCGGGGCTGCCCCGCGGCGGAGGCGCTCGACGTGCTCCGCAGCGCCGCGTCCTCGTTGGACATCCCGCTGCGCGAGGTGGCCGAGCGGCTGGTGCTCACCGTCTCCCGGCCTCGGGACAACTGA